The following coding sequences lie in one Anoplolepis gracilipes chromosome 4, ASM4749672v1, whole genome shotgun sequence genomic window:
- the LOC140664628 gene encoding tudor and KH domain-containing protein homolog isoform X2 produces MDNQPTVETYEFSLPNETRRRIIEKNENDVQQIERYSGDEKGIEIRTNGYLEVVTPQLKVKIQEENKTQPDLNNDLTAIDPSPNNSIDNSTLETSSEGSDDETLYVYVTAVETPNLFWVHVVGPWNETLENLVKEMTEYYNKEENRKNHVLTKVTNGQQVAAKCSYDNNWYRAQVISVDDSQCEVFFTDYGNFKSLSIDNIFELRTEMLSLRLQALECTLANIQPRGSMWDLETCKKFSELVHVKEKKPLRATIKCYEMSPLDHEKCRYPDSSVPWIELYDKDGDKEIDIIKTLIDSNMAENFDVSGSSSSECSSNYSHVEIDSTVTLTFKL; encoded by the exons ATGGACAATCAGCCTACTGTCGAGACTTATGAATTTTCTCTACCAAATGAAACTCGCAGAAgaatcatagaaaaaaatgaaaatgatgtACAGCAGATAGAAAGATACTCTG GTGATGAAAAGGGCATAGAAATTAGAACTAATGGGTATTTAGAAGTAGTCACTCCtcagttaaaagttaaaattcaaGAGGAAAACAAAACTCAACCTGACTTGAATAATGACCTCACAGCCATAGATCCATCTCCTAACAACAGTATTGACAACAGTACTTTAGAGACTTCATCAGAAG GATCTGATGACGAAACATTGTATGTATACGTAACTGCAGTGGAAACACCTAATCTATTCTGGGTTCATGTGGTTGGCCCCTGGAACGAAACATTAGAAAACTTAGTGAAGGAGATGACAGAGTATTacaataaagaagaaaatcgcaaaaatcaTGTTTTGACAAAG gtAACAAACGGTCAGCAGGTAGCAGCAAAATGCAGTTATGACAATAATTGGTATCGCGCCCAAGTGATAAGCGTAGATGATTCTCAGTGCGAGGTCTTTTTTACGGATTACGGAAATTTTAAGAGCCTTTCTATAGATAACATATTCGAATTGCGTACGGAAATGTTGTCCTTACGATTGCAGGCCTTGGAGTGTACGTTGGCGAATATCCAACCAAG GGGAAGTATGTGGGATCTCGAAACTTGCAAGAAGTTCAGCGAATTGGTTCACGTGAAGGAGAAGAAACCTCTTAGAGCTACAATTAAATGCTATGAAATGAGTCCGCTCGATCATGAGAAATGTCGTTATCCAGATTCATCGGTTCCTTGGATCGAGCTTTACGATAAGGATGGCGATAAG gaaattgatattataaaaactctGATAGATTCAAATATGGCCGAAAACTTCGATGTCTCTGGGAGTTCTTCTTCCGAATGCAGTTCAAACTACTCTCACGTTGAAATCGACTCCACTGTTACTTTAACTTTTAAGCTGTAG
- the LOC140664628 gene encoding tudor and KH domain-containing protein homolog isoform X1 yields MDNQPTVETYEFSLPNETRRRIIEKNENDVQQIERYSGAETVIEKDLAHTSQSDEKGIEIRTNGYLEVVTPQLKVKIQEENKTQPDLNNDLTAIDPSPNNSIDNSTLETSSEGSDDETLYVYVTAVETPNLFWVHVVGPWNETLENLVKEMTEYYNKEENRKNHVLTKVTNGQQVAAKCSYDNNWYRAQVISVDDSQCEVFFTDYGNFKSLSIDNIFELRTEMLSLRLQALECTLANIQPRGSMWDLETCKKFSELVHVKEKKPLRATIKCYEMSPLDHEKCRYPDSSVPWIELYDKDGDKEIDIIKTLIDSNMAENFDVSGSSSSECSSNYSHVEIDSTVTLTFKL; encoded by the exons ATGGACAATCAGCCTACTGTCGAGACTTATGAATTTTCTCTACCAAATGAAACTCGCAGAAgaatcatagaaaaaaatgaaaatgatgtACAGCAGATAGAAAGATACTCTGGTGCAGAAACTGTAATCGAGAAAGACCTTGCTCATACATCTCAGA GTGATGAAAAGGGCATAGAAATTAGAACTAATGGGTATTTAGAAGTAGTCACTCCtcagttaaaagttaaaattcaaGAGGAAAACAAAACTCAACCTGACTTGAATAATGACCTCACAGCCATAGATCCATCTCCTAACAACAGTATTGACAACAGTACTTTAGAGACTTCATCAGAAG GATCTGATGACGAAACATTGTATGTATACGTAACTGCAGTGGAAACACCTAATCTATTCTGGGTTCATGTGGTTGGCCCCTGGAACGAAACATTAGAAAACTTAGTGAAGGAGATGACAGAGTATTacaataaagaagaaaatcgcaaaaatcaTGTTTTGACAAAG gtAACAAACGGTCAGCAGGTAGCAGCAAAATGCAGTTATGACAATAATTGGTATCGCGCCCAAGTGATAAGCGTAGATGATTCTCAGTGCGAGGTCTTTTTTACGGATTACGGAAATTTTAAGAGCCTTTCTATAGATAACATATTCGAATTGCGTACGGAAATGTTGTCCTTACGATTGCAGGCCTTGGAGTGTACGTTGGCGAATATCCAACCAAG GGGAAGTATGTGGGATCTCGAAACTTGCAAGAAGTTCAGCGAATTGGTTCACGTGAAGGAGAAGAAACCTCTTAGAGCTACAATTAAATGCTATGAAATGAGTCCGCTCGATCATGAGAAATGTCGTTATCCAGATTCATCGGTTCCTTGGATCGAGCTTTACGATAAGGATGGCGATAAG gaaattgatattataaaaactctGATAGATTCAAATATGGCCGAAAACTTCGATGTCTCTGGGAGTTCTTCTTCCGAATGCAGTTCAAACTACTCTCACGTTGAAATCGACTCCACTGTTACTTTAACTTTTAAGCTGTAG
- the Betacop gene encoding coatomer subunit beta: MSTITEQPCYTLINIPTDTEPLNELQLKQDLEKGNVQTKIDSLKKTIYMILSGERLPGLLMTIIRFVLPLQNHTIKKLLLIFWEIVPKTSADGKLLQEMILVCDAYRKDLQHPNEFVRGSTLRFLCKLKEPELLEPLMPAITGCLEHRHSYVRRNAVLAIFTIYRNFEFLIPDAPEVIAKYLEGEQDMSCRRNAFLMLLHADQSRALAYLAACLDQVPSFGDILQLVIVELIYKVCLANPSERARFIRCIYSLLNSPSAAVRYEAAGTLVTLSSAPTAIKAAASCYIELVVKESDNNVKLIVLDRLIAMKDSPVYERVLQDLVMDVLRVLGSPALEVRTKTLALAMDLVTTRTIEEMVQLLKKEVLRTAGGEHEDAGRYRQLLVRTLHACSMKFADVAATVIPVLTDFLSESNEAAATDVLVFVREAIQRFENLRPLIVEKLLEVFPHIRSVKVHRAALWILGEYATSKEDIEAVMGRVRAALGDLPLLEAENKRQAGEKSEDGNSQAAPTQLVTSDGTYATQSAFSATSARKKEEKRPALVQYMMEGDFFIGASLATTLAKLALRYKTLETNIQKSNRLQAETMLVMSSMLQLGRSGLPMKAMTHDDAERISLCLRSLAFPTPLVQKVFTEGCRDALGRMLTAKAEEDSQNQKAKEKPGSIVQVDDAIQFLQLSRGSDLAGGAGDVFEQSLSAAVAGRPGASGDAPAPSVLSKVTQLTGFSDPVYAEALVHVNQYDIVLDVLIVNQTEDTLQNCTLELATMGDLKLVERPQPIVLAPRDFASIKANVKVASTENGIIFGNIVYDVSGAGSDRSVVVLNDIHIDIMDYIVPATCTDAEFRQMWAEFEWENKVSVNTTLSDLREYLAHLLKSTNMRCLTPEKALSGQCGFMAANMYAKSIFGEDALANLSIEKPLNKLDAPVVGHIRIRAKSQGMALSLGDKINSAQKGPQTKVVQAA, translated from the exons atgagTACGATAACCGAGCAGCCGTGCTATACTCTGATAAACATCCCAACCGACACGGAGCCGCTGAATGAGCTGCAGCTGAAGCAGGATCTTGAGAAAGGAAATGTTCAGACGAAAATTGACTCGCTTAAGAAAACCATTTACATGATCTTGAGCGGCGAAAGATTACCCGGTCTGCTGATGACGATCATCAGATTTGTCCTACCTCTGCAGAATCACACTATCAAGAAGCTGCTGTTAATATTTTGGGAGATTGTGCCAAAAACTTCTGCCGATGGCAAGCTCCTGCAGGAGATGATCTTGGTATGCGATGCTTATAGGAAAGATTTGCAGCATCCTAATGAGTTTGTCAGGGGATCTACTCTAAG GTTTTTGTGCAAACTGAAGGAGCCAGAACTTTTGGAACCACTGATGCCAGCGATAACTGGTTGTCTGGAACACAGGCATTCTTATGTCAGACGCAACGCAGTGCTTgctatttttactatttatagaaactttGAATTTCTTATACCAGATGCTCCAGAAGTGATAGCAAAGTATTTAGAAGGAGAGCAGGACATGTCATGCAGAAGAAATGCATTCCTAATGTTGTTGCATGCTGATCAGAGTAGAGCTCTTGCTTATTTAGCTGCATGCCTCGATCAAGTGCCTAGTTTTGGCGACATACTACAGTTGGTTATTGTTGAATTGATATATAAg GTTTGTCTTGCAAATCCATCAGAAAGGGCACGCTTTATCAGATGTATCTATAGTTTGCTAAATTCACCTAGCGCTGCAGTGCGTTATGAAGCAGCTGGCACATTGGTAACTCTTTCCAGTGCGCCAACCGCGATCAAAGCCGCAGCCTCTTGCTATATCGAATTGGTTGTTAAAGAAAGCGATAACAATGTCAAGCTCATTGTACTCGATCGACTTATTGCAATGAAAGACAGTCCTGTTTATGAGAGAGTACTTCAAGATCTTGTGATGGATGTACTTCGTGTTTTAG gATCACCAGCTTTAGAAGTCAGAACTAAGACTTTAGCTCTAGCTATGGATTTGGTTACAACTCGTACGATCGAGGAAATGGTTCAACTTTTAAAGAAGGAAGTTCTCAGGACAGCTGGCGGAGAGCATGAAGATGCTGGCAGATACCGTCAACTCTTGGTACGAACACTTCACGCTTGTTCCATGAAGTTCGCAGATGTTGCCGCCACTGTCATTCCCGTATTGACAGATTTTCTGTCAGAAAGTAACGAAGCGGCAGCTACGGATGTTCTTGTATTTGTTCGTGAAGCCATTCAAAGATTCGAGAATCTTAGACCGTTGATCGTCGAGAAACTTCTGGAG GTATTCCCTCACATACGGTCTGTAAAAGTACACAGGGCCGCACTTTGGATTCTCGGTGAATACGCCACATCAAAGGAGGACATAGAAGCTGTAATGGGCCGCGTACGTGCAGCATTAGGTGATTTGCCGTTGCTTGAGGCAGAAAATAAACGTCAAGCAGGTGAAAAGTCTGAAGACGGTAATTCACAAGCTGCACCAACGCAACTTGTCACATCTGATGGAACATACGCGACACAAAGTGCTTTTAGCGCTACATCTGCAC ggAAAAAAGAGGAGAAGAGACCAGCGTTAGTGCAATATATGATGGAGGGCGACTTCTTCATCGGCGCGTCCTTGGCTACTACATTGGCAAAGTTAGCGCTTCGTTATAAAACACTTGAAACTAACATTCAAAAGAGCAACAGATTGCAAGCGGAGACGATGCTGGTAATGTCCAGTATGCTGCAACTAGGTCGTTCAGGTCTTCCTATGAAAGCAATGACGCACGACGATGCGGAGAGGATCTCTTTGTGCCTTAGATCGCTTGCTTTTCCAACACCACTTGTACAAAAAGTTTTCACCGAGGGATGCCGCGATGCTCTTGGCAGGATGTTAACTGCGAAAGCAGAAGAGGATTCGCAAAATCAAAAAGCTAAGGAGAAACCGGGTAGTATCGTCCAAGTCGATGACGCGATTCAATTCTTGCAGTTGAGTCGAGGATCAGACTTAGCCGGTGGTGCCGGCGATGTATTCGAGCAGAGTCTCAGTGCAGCTGTCGCAGGACGACCCGGCGCTAGCGGAGACGCACCAGCGCCGAGCGTCTTGAGTAAAGTTACTCAACTCACCGGTTTCTCGGATCCAGTCTATGCGGAGGCCTTGGTCCATGTCAATCAATACGACATTGTGCTTGACGTACTGATAGTCAATCAAACGGAAGACACTTTGCAGAATTGCACCTTGGAACTTGCCACTATGGGTGATCTAAAACTAGTAGAAAGACCGCAACCTATCGTACTCGCACCGAGGGATTTCGCCTCTATCAAGGCGAACGTGAAAGTCGCGTCTACGGAGAACGGAATTATATTTGGAAATATTG TTTATGATGTATCAGGAGCGGGTTCCGATAGAAGCGTTGTTGTTCTAAACGATATACACATCGATATCATGGATTACATAGTACCCGCGACATGTACCGACGCGGAATTTCGTCAGATGTGGGCCGAGTTTGAGTGGGAGAATAAAGTTTCGGTCAACACGACTCTGTCTGATTTGAGAGAGTATCTTGCACATTTGTTAAAGTCCACAAATATGCGTTGTCTTACGCCAGAAAag GCTCTTTCCGGACAATGTGGATTTATGGCGGCAAATATGTATGCTAAATCGATATTTGGCGAGGACGCTTTGGCGAATTTGTCCATCGAAAAACCATTGAATAAACTTGATGCACCCGTAGTTGGTCATATTCGTATCAGAGCCAAGAGCCAAGGCATGGCCCTGTCTCTTGGTGATAAGATTAATTCGGCGCAGAAAGGTCCGCAGACTAAAGTCGTGCAAGCCGCTTGA
- the Trpl gene encoding transient-receptor-potential-like protein, giving the protein MSHTKIEKDMEATTQGTDDYVLHLPRPLNLEEKKYLLAVERGDLPNVKRLLQLANKGKGKSLDMNCMDSLGRGALTLALEAENLEMVELLIVMGVETKDALLHAIDQEFVEAVELLLEHEELLTVNQITEQDGEKEIIHSWQKVDPASARYPMDMTPLVLAAQRNNYEILKLLLDRGATLPMPHDVRCSCENCLQATASDPLRLSSTRMTEYKALASPSLIALSSMDPLMTAFQLSWELRELAISEPESRGEYMKLRRQVEKFAVDLLQHVRTTTELDTILNYDPKEENADLSKQLARLEQAIEYKQKRFVSHSHVQQLLAAIWYEGVPGFRRMSTMQRVGILMKTAVLFPFYCMMYYLMPQSKTGQLVRRPFMKFLVHASSYLFFLFILMLVSQRAEVQIVRLLGTQEMKRNLEAYLARQRGAAPTPLEGIVVLYVSGFIWEEIREVYMNGLKSYLRDMWNFIDCTRNMLYLVTGILRLAAYLQQRAEIGMDPSAALITRENWGDFDPQLIAEGLFAAANVFSALKLVHLFSINPHLGPLQISLGRMVIDIVKFFFIYTLVLFAFACGLNQLLWYFAELDRNKCYSGMLDPSWDPGSDACLRWRRFSNLFESCQSLFWASFGMIGIESFELTGIKSYTRFWGLLMFGSYSVINVIVLLNLLIAMMSNSYAVIEEHSDTEWKFARTKLWMSYFEESGTLPPPFNMFPPPKLLFRFLGFQKKSIGRRCSQRRRAREYKYGAVMRALIWRYIVNAHSEHEMEPVTEDDVHELKTDLSSWRCELLDILHRNGMDIGDVDKREKTVLGKKMKIWERRLMKDFQVAGPVNPAESDLQEEMVLQQREDENNVERWKRIARLAVLTSAERRWTQVVKSAVKSSQIGKSTSKTSLQNQQSLKRAMEQAKRLTQKSPLSPIVPVELPETTAATILHVLHDIVETDDVKSPAIKTSESTMEPFRNGIGSQPFDSILQPKSTSSVAFVSETTAKAATPLLPLCTSPPRVIKRKAPTQSNTQSSTGQPSTSTQSIFTTGPTASTTSVTTIAASITATTTTITTTSSATIIPATAKTVTAAKPTTSTTTCSIAKPVVTSATTKSTPTATSTVTKTTSSPSTSTTFSIKDGNSSVRARPKAAYSPKLSIPLTVTSDNKDSDREKLVAITPRSKSSKGGWL; this is encoded by the exons ATGAGCCACACGAAGATCGAGAAGGATATGGAGGCCACGACTCAGGGCACGGACGATTATGTGCTTCACCTTCCACGTCCACTTAATctcgaagaaaaaaagtatctaTTGGCTGTGGAAAGAGGTGACCTGCCCAATGTGAAAAGGCTTTTACAACTTGCAAATAAGGGCAAA GGAAAGTCGCTGGACATGAATTGTATGGACAGTCTGGGTCGCGGTGCTTTGACGTTGGCGTTAGAAGCGGAAAATTTAGAAATGGTCGAGTTGCTTATTGTGATGGGAGTGGAGACCAAGGACGCCCTGCTCCACGCCATCGATCAAGAATTTGTAGAAGCGGTCGAGTTGCTACTAGAACATGAAGAACTTCTTACGGTGAATCAAATAACCGAGCAAGATG GTGAGAAGGAGATTATCCACAGTTGGCAGAAGGTTGATCCAGCATCGGCTAGATACCCAATGGACATGACACCCTTGGTGCTCGCGGCACaacgtaataattatgaaattttgaaGCTTCTCCTGGACAGAGGAGCCACTTTACCGATGCCGCATGATGTAAGATGCAGCTGCGAAAATTGCCTTCAAGCAACTGCAA GCGATCCATTAAGATTGTCATCTACCAGGATGACCGAATACAAAGCTCTAGCGAGTCCTAGCTTAATAGCTCTGAGCTCTATGGATCCTCTAATGACAGCTTTTCAATTGAGCTGGGAACTCAGGGAATTGGCGATATCAGAGCCGGAAAGTAGAGGCGAATATATGAAACTACGACGACAAGTAGAAAA ATTCGCCGTCGATTTGTTGCAACATGTTCGAACCACCACGGAACTGGACACCATCCTAAATTATGATCCTAAGGAAGAGAATGCCGATCTCAGCAAGCAATTGGCTCGACTGGAGCAGGCAATAGAATATAAGCAAAAAAGATTCGTTTCGCATTCTCACGTTCAACAACTCTTGGCAGCGATTTG GTACGAAGGTGTTCCTGGATTTCGAAGAATGTCAACCATGCAGAGAGTCGGTATTCTTATGAAGACGGCagttttatttccattttattgTATGATGTACTATCTGATGCCCCAGTCAAAAACTGGACAACTTGTGCGAAGACCtttcatgaaatttttagTTCACGCATCGTcctatttattctttttgt TTATACTCATGCTGGTATCACAGCGTGCGGAAGTGCAAATAGTTAGACTTCTGGGCACTCAGGAAATGAAGAGAAATCTCGAAGCTTATTTAGCCCGACAAAGAGGCGCAGCTCCTACTCCTCTGGAAGGTATCGTCGTGCTATACGTTTCTGGATTCATATGGGAAGAGATAAGAGAG GTGTACATGAACGGCTTAAAGTCCTATTTACGGGACATGTGGAATTTTATCGACTGCACGAGAAACATGCTCTACCTGGTGACCGGTATTCTCAGACTGGCGGCTTATCTTCAACAACGCGCCGAGATAGGAATGGATCCGTCCGCCGCGCTGATAACGCGAGAGAACTGGGGCGATTTCGATCCGCAACTAATTGCGGAGGGTCTTTTTGCCGCGGCGAATGTTTTCAGTGCCTTGAAACTTGTCCATCTTTTCAGCATCAATCCGCATCTGGGGCCGCTTCAG ATATCGTTGGGCAGAATGGTGATCGACattgtaaagttttttttcatctaCACCTTAGTGTTATTCGCCTTCGCCTGCGGTTTGAATCAGTTACTGTGGTATTTTGCAGAGTTAGACAGAAACAAGTGTTACAGCGGAATGTTAGATCCCTCGTGGGATCCCGGTAGTGACGCCTGCTTAAGGTGGAGAAG atttagcAATTTGTTCGAGTCTTGTCAGAGTCTCTTCTGGGCCAGTTTCGGTATGATTGGCATCGAAAGTTTCGAACTCACTG GAATCAAGTCGTATACTCGATTCTGGGGCCTGTTGATGTTTGGATCGTATTCCGTCATCAACGTGATTGTCCTGCTAAATCTACTGATAGCCATGATGAGCAACAGCTACGCTGTCATCGAG GAACATTCTGACACGGAGTGGAAATTTGCGCGAACAAAATTATGGATGAGCTACTTCGAGGAGAGCGGAACTCTTCCGCCGCCCTTCAATATGTTTCCACCACCGAAGCTGCTTTTCCGATTCCTTGGCTTTCAAAAGAAATCTATCGGTAGACGTTGCAGTCAACGTCGACGTGCACGCGAATACAA atATGGAGCTGTTATGAGAGCTTTGATATGGCGTTACATTGTAAACGCGCACAGCGAGCATGAAATGGAACCTGTCACTGAAGATGACGTTCACGAACTTAAGACTGACCTGTCATCCTGGAGATGCGAACTTTTAGACATCTTGCACAGAAATGGCATGGACATTGGCGATGtcgataaaagagaaaaaa CTGTGCTGGGAAAGAAGATGAAGATCTGGGAGCGAAGGCTCATGAAAGACTTCCAAGTAGCAGGTCCAGTGAATCCAGCTGAGAGCGATCTTCAAGAAGAAATGGTTCTTCAACAACGCGAAGACGAAAACAATGTTGAAAGATGGAAAAGGATCGCTAGATTAGCTGTATTAACTTCGGCCGAACGTCGTTGGACTCAG GTCGTAAAAAGCGCAGTTAAAAGCTCACAAATCGGCAAGAGCACCAGCAAGACTTCCTTGCAAAATCAGCAAAGCCTGAAGAGAGCGATGGAGCAGGCGAAACGTCTGACACAAAAGAGTCCACTGTCACCAATCGTCCCGGTCGAATTACCCGAAACTACAGCGGCGACGATCCTACATGTCCTGCACGACATCGTCGAGACCGATGATGTTAAATCTCCGGCGATCAAGACTTCGGAAAGCACTATGGAACCATTTAGAAACGGAATCGGTTCTCAACCATTTGACTCCATTCTTCAG ccTAAATCTACATCCTCGGTTGCTTTCGTTAGCGAAACAACTGCGAAAGCTGCAACACCATTGTTACCGCTTTGCACATCACCACCACGAGTGATCAAGAGGAAGGCACCTACTCAATCGAATACTCAGTCATCAAccg GACAACCGTCAACTTCTACTCAATCCATATTTACTACTGGTCCAACTGCCTCCACTACGTCTGTAACTACTATCGCTGCATCAATTACTGCAACTACGACTACTATTACTACTACGTCTAGTGCAACAATTATTCCTGCCACTGCAAAGACCGTTACTGCTGCTAAACCCACTACCTCCACAACCACTTGTTCCATTGCCAAACCTGTCGTTACTTCTGCTACTACAAAATCCACCCCTACTGCTACTTCTACCGTGACAAAAACTACTTCTAGCCCTTCCACAAGTACAACCTTTAGCATCAAAGATGGAAACAGCTCAGTCAGAGCACGACCAAAAGCTGCATACAGCCCTAAACTTTCGATTCCGTTGACGGTTACCTCGGATAACAAAGATAGTGATAGAGAGAAACTCGTAGCTATTACACCGCGCAGTAAATCTTCGAAAGGAGGATGGCTTTAA
- the LOC140664629 gene encoding uncharacterized protein, with amino-acid sequence MTSRIRALRILWLLLTLVALLNGSPAIKKERRAPANFRYLKDLDAEATNHGGGDKHREEGGGSKHEEDHHDSHGHKGDKGYKVFHEFEKSDQGHHDNKKTKHEYDEENGEEKKKHEEAGHYGEEHQGEEGEKDAKFGEEGKHQKGYSTKGEHSVFKKDEYEKKHDFYDEFHDDGGSEKHGGWHEEHEGKKGGHEKKGYLHAGHHEGHHGAEKKHEGGHHQNEKKGHKSAEGHEHHHEHHERHGHKGGHASGNKFSKSNHH; translated from the exons ATGACATCCCGTATTCGAGCTTTAAGGATATTGTGGTTACTGTTGACTCTAGTAGCCCTTCTCAATGGTTCGCCGGCGATTAAAAAGGAACGTAGAGCACCGGCCAATTTCCGGTACTTGAAGGATCTAGACGCGGAGGCTACGAATCACGGag GTGGCGACAAACATCGCGAGGAGGGTGGCGGTTCGAAACACGAAGAGGATCACCACGACTCACATGGTCACAAAGGCGACAAG GGTTACAAGGTTTTCCACGAGTTTGAGAAAAGCGATCAGGGTCATCACGACAATAAGAAGACCAAGCACGAGTATGATGAGGAGAATGgtgaagagaagaaaaagcaCGAAGAGGCTGGTCATTATGGTGAGGAGCATCAAGGCGAAGAAGGAGAGAAGGACGCGAAATTCGGCGAAGAGGGTAAACATCAGAAGGGATACAGTACGAAAGGAGAACACAGCGTCTTCAAGAAG GACGAGTACGAGAAGAAACATGATTTTTATGATGAATTTCATGACGATGGAGGTAGCGAAAAGCATGGTGGTTGGCACGAAGAACATGAGGGCAAGAAGGGTGGCCATGAAAAGAAAGGCTATCTGCATGCGGGACATCACgag GGACATCACGGTGCGGAGAAGAAACATGAGGGAGGCCACCATCAAAACGAGAAGAAGGGTCACAAATCAGCTGAGGGACACGAGCATCATCATGAGCATCACGAGAGGCATGGCCACAAAGGCGGTCACGCATCAGGgaacaaattttctaaatcaAATCATCATTGA